One stretch of Schlesneria sp. DSM 10557 DNA includes these proteins:
- a CDS encoding RNA polymerase sigma factor, whose protein sequence is MEHSDIQLVRRKVEEIYRVESRRVLATLIRLVGEFDLAEEAMHDAFASAVEQWGRDGIPNNPRAWLVSAGRFKAIDVIRRRSRFDASLPKLAVKPEAAAEIEEDVDGGGVEDDRLRLIFTCCHPALSSSTQIALTLREVCGLTTEAIATAFLTTPSTIAQRIVRGKAKIRDARIPYQVPSMEDLPARLDSVLAVIYLVFNEGYSASSGESLTRADLSGEAIRLGRLLMQLLPDPEVIGLVALMLLHDSRRKARTAENGDLILLEDQDRSLWNWPQIEEGHRLAEQAFAAPMLGVHAIQAAIAAVHTSAADTTSTDWAKIVALYDLLLRAEPSPIVELNRAVAVAMRDGPQAGIELINVILERGQLARYHLLHAAQADLYRRLGQKVEARSSYESALKLVSQEPERRFIEKRLRELDS, encoded by the coding sequence ATGGAACACAGTGATATCCAACTGGTACGAAGGAAGGTCGAAGAAATCTACCGGGTCGAGTCGCGTCGCGTTCTGGCGACGCTGATCCGGCTGGTGGGCGAATTTGATCTCGCAGAAGAAGCCATGCACGATGCATTCGCTTCAGCGGTCGAGCAGTGGGGACGTGACGGTATCCCCAATAATCCCCGTGCCTGGCTGGTATCTGCGGGACGATTCAAGGCGATTGACGTCATTCGACGTCGCTCGCGGTTTGACGCGTCACTCCCCAAGCTGGCGGTCAAACCGGAAGCCGCTGCGGAGATAGAAGAGGATGTCGACGGCGGAGGTGTGGAAGATGACCGATTGCGGCTGATCTTTACCTGCTGCCACCCGGCCCTGTCGTCGAGTACTCAAATTGCGCTGACCCTGCGTGAAGTCTGTGGTCTGACCACGGAAGCCATTGCCACCGCGTTTCTGACGACGCCATCCACCATCGCTCAGCGAATCGTGCGTGGTAAAGCGAAGATTCGCGATGCCAGGATTCCCTATCAAGTCCCTTCGATGGAGGACCTGCCGGCTCGATTGGACTCGGTTCTGGCCGTGATCTATCTCGTCTTCAATGAGGGATATTCGGCTTCCTCGGGTGAATCGCTGACGCGAGCCGATCTCTCGGGAGAAGCAATTCGACTTGGTCGGCTGCTGATGCAGTTGTTGCCGGATCCCGAGGTGATCGGCCTCGTGGCACTGATGCTGCTTCATGACTCGCGGCGTAAGGCTCGTACGGCAGAAAATGGCGATCTGATCCTGCTTGAGGATCAGGATCGCAGTCTGTGGAACTGGCCACAGATTGAGGAAGGTCACCGGCTGGCCGAGCAGGCATTTGCTGCCCCGATGCTGGGCGTCCATGCCATTCAGGCCGCGATCGCGGCCGTTCACACCTCGGCTGCGGACACCACATCGACAGACTGGGCGAAGATCGTCGCGCTGTACGACTTACTCCTTCGGGCAGAGCCTTCGCCGATCGTCGAACTGAACCGAGCGGTTGCCGTCGCGATGCGAGACGGGCCACAAGCAGGTATCGAACTCATCAACGTGATACTCGAACGCGGGCAACTCGCGAGGTACCACCTCTTACATGCGGCCCAGGCCGACCTCTATCGTCGGTTGGGGCAGAAGGTGGAGGCAAGAAGTTCCTATGAATCGGCCCTCAAGCTGGTCTCTCAGGAACCAGAGCGACGATTCATCGAAAAACGGCTTCGCGAACTCGATTCCTGA
- a CDS encoding YciI family protein, with the protein MRFMLLIYSEEGCWAEDEREKCFQESTQIANALHKEGKFLAASPLLPVSMATSVRVRDGKRSLTDGPFAETREQLGGFFMIEAKDIDEAVEIAARLPAARKGTVEVRPVHELEGLPGRQVGNSK; encoded by the coding sequence GTGCGATTTATGCTGCTGATTTACTCGGAAGAAGGCTGCTGGGCCGAGGATGAACGAGAAAAATGTTTTCAGGAATCGACCCAGATCGCCAATGCGCTCCACAAAGAGGGGAAGTTCCTCGCCGCGTCGCCACTTCTGCCAGTGTCCATGGCGACCAGTGTACGAGTTCGCGATGGCAAACGATCGCTGACCGATGGGCCCTTCGCCGAAACTCGGGAACAACTGGGTGGTTTCTTCATGATCGAAGCGAAAGACATCGACGAAGCGGTCGAAATTGCAGCTCGGTTACCTGCGGCGAGGAAAGGGACTGTCGAGGTACGGCCGGTCCATGAGCTGGAGGGACTTCCCGGTCGACAGGTGGGTAATTCGAAATAA
- a CDS encoding YciI family protein, with protein MKYMLLCYDDDDLWRQKGEDALKAAMNEAVQLTHKLNDRGQYIDASPLQPVATAKCVRVRDGVRTVTDGPFAETSEVLGGYYLIEVENLDEAIAVAAQHPGARIATVEIRPLRQLDGLPGPV; from the coding sequence ATGAAATACATGTTGCTGTGCTACGACGACGATGATCTTTGGAGGCAAAAAGGCGAGGACGCCTTAAAAGCCGCGATGAACGAGGCGGTTCAGCTGACCCATAAACTGAACGATCGCGGTCAGTACATTGATGCTTCGCCACTCCAACCCGTGGCGACAGCGAAATGTGTACGGGTCCGCGATGGGGTTCGAACGGTGACAGACGGTCCGTTCGCTGAGACAAGTGAAGTCCTGGGTGGTTATTACCTGATCGAGGTTGAGAATCTGGATGAGGCGATTGCCGTGGCAGCCCAGCATCCGGGTGCCAGAATCGCGACGGTCGAAATTCGCCCGTTACGACAACTCGATGGTTTACCCGGCCCGGTCTGA
- a CDS encoding GyrI-like domain-containing protein, which produces MKVIVMVKATKDSEAAVMPDEKLLADMGRYNEDLVKAGIMLSGEGLHPSSKGVRVRFSGTKRSVIDGPFAETNELVAGFWMWRVKSMEEAIEWVKRCPNPMLTDSEIEIRPVFEAEDFGESFTPELREQEATLRAKVLDLNLDRFEEGREIHVAGLKQVHNLQSKHQIPDQWHTFVPDMGKVPGAIDGCTYGVTWNCKENGDFDYLCGVEVDPETQDTGDFSQVTLPAGRYAVFTHRDHVSRLEETYDRIWCKWVPDSGLKIRKAPCVECYSQDFNAETGFGGTDIWIPIEA; this is translated from the coding sequence ATGAAGGTGATTGTGATGGTAAAAGCAACAAAGGACTCAGAGGCCGCCGTCATGCCCGATGAGAAACTTCTCGCAGACATGGGGCGATACAATGAAGATCTGGTCAAAGCGGGAATCATGCTTTCCGGTGAGGGCCTCCACCCAAGTTCAAAGGGGGTCCGCGTTCGCTTTTCCGGCACCAAACGTTCTGTCATCGATGGTCCTTTTGCAGAGACGAATGAGTTAGTCGCAGGGTTCTGGATGTGGCGCGTGAAATCCATGGAAGAGGCGATCGAATGGGTGAAACGATGCCCCAATCCCATGCTCACCGATTCGGAAATTGAGATCCGTCCCGTCTTTGAGGCCGAGGACTTTGGTGAGTCCTTCACACCGGAACTTCGCGAGCAGGAAGCGACGCTCCGCGCCAAGGTGCTCGACCTGAATCTGGATCGATTCGAGGAGGGCCGGGAAATCCACGTCGCCGGGCTGAAGCAGGTTCACAATCTGCAGTCGAAGCATCAAATTCCCGATCAATGGCACACGTTCGTACCGGACATGGGCAAGGTTCCCGGTGCGATCGACGGGTGCACTTATGGCGTCACCTGGAACTGTAAGGAGAACGGCGATTTCGATTATCTGTGCGGTGTTGAGGTCGATCCTGAGACGCAGGACACCGGGGACTTTTCACAAGTGACCCTGCCCGCCGGTCGCTACGCCGTTTTTACACATCGTGACCATGTCTCTCGGCTTGAGGAGACGTACGACCGAATCTGGTGCAAATGGGTTCCCGATTCTGGACTGAAAATCCGCAAAGCGCCGTGCGTGGAATGTTACTCCCAAGATTTCAACGCCGAGACGGGGTTCGGTGGGACAGATATCTGGATTCCCATCGAGGCATAG
- a CDS encoding SRPBCC family protein has translation MVTNIILAVAAMLAVFLVVVALRPSTYRVSRSISVNASPGTVFDHVNVMQRWQKWSPFENADPAMKRVFEGPEAGVGAVYRWEGNHQIGTGSNTIVESRPNELIRFKLEMLKPHCGTNDVDFQFQPDAQGTKVTWTMQGRLNFITKIIDLIIGMDAMIGSQFQEGLKQLKLVAENEPA, from the coding sequence ATGGTTACCAATATCATCCTTGCCGTCGCGGCCATGCTGGCGGTGTTTCTGGTTGTCGTCGCGCTGCGGCCGTCGACTTATCGGGTCTCACGCTCGATCAGCGTCAACGCGTCGCCCGGGACTGTTTTCGACCACGTTAACGTGATGCAGCGTTGGCAAAAGTGGTCACCCTTTGAAAATGCGGATCCGGCCATGAAACGGGTCTTCGAGGGGCCCGAGGCGGGGGTCGGCGCTGTCTATCGGTGGGAAGGAAATCATCAGATTGGAACAGGCAGCAACACGATTGTGGAGAGCCGTCCGAACGAACTGATCCGGTTCAAACTCGAAATGCTGAAGCCACACTGCGGCACCAACGACGTTGATTTTCAGTTCCAGCCGGATGCCCAGGGGACAAAAGTGACCTGGACAATGCAGGGGAGATTGAACTTCATTACCAAGATCATAGATTTGATCATCGGCATGGATGCCATGATTGGCAGCCAGTTCCAGGAGGGGCTGAAGCAACTGAAGCTGGTTGCAGAGAATGAACCTGCCTAG
- a CDS encoding deaminase, which produces MARLVIGITGPIGSGVSTVADAFEAHGFKKFRISDVIRQEKARRLAEGTYDKRHMLQDIGNEFRAQDPSYWVKQTLKVNGILHEGEVRDRTSDLVIDSIRNLQEAKELMHRFAPNFFLIAVQASKETRWNRLMAEYQGDQADFDRDDARDTDEELDHGQQVDRCVQFADYVVLNEDDKGGASAREKAVWSEIRSDVDLMRAAHEYRSGGTGRAATSSEVAMAIAYAQSHQSACLKRFVGAAIVGENGMTLAVGYNENPTPMMPCKSQYGFCYKDSEMEKSLDSRRNVHCPKCGTLHPVIEKPYRCSNCLENLKLSFFPSRNMEICTAIHAEERAIRSLGSHSAKGATLYCTTFPCFQCARYIVDAGIRKVVYVEAYPVKQSLDFLRANHVTVKPFHGFKARAFNLVFRQIS; this is translated from the coding sequence ATGGCTCGGTTAGTCATCGGAATCACCGGTCCGATCGGTAGCGGGGTCTCGACCGTCGCAGATGCATTTGAAGCCCATGGGTTCAAGAAGTTCCGCATCTCGGATGTGATCCGACAGGAAAAAGCGCGCCGACTGGCTGAAGGGACTTATGACAAGCGCCATATGCTCCAGGATATCGGTAACGAATTTCGCGCGCAGGATCCCTCGTACTGGGTGAAGCAGACACTGAAAGTGAATGGCATTCTGCACGAAGGGGAAGTCCGCGACCGGACAAGCGATCTGGTCATTGACAGCATTCGAAATCTGCAGGAAGCCAAAGAGCTGATGCACCGGTTCGCACCGAACTTTTTCCTGATCGCCGTTCAGGCGAGTAAGGAGACGCGATGGAACCGGCTGATGGCCGAATATCAGGGGGACCAGGCCGACTTCGATCGAGACGATGCGCGCGATACTGACGAGGAACTTGACCATGGCCAGCAGGTTGACCGGTGCGTCCAGTTTGCTGACTACGTCGTCCTGAACGAAGACGACAAAGGGGGTGCTTCGGCACGCGAGAAAGCAGTCTGGAGCGAGATCCGTTCTGACGTCGACCTGATGCGGGCAGCTCACGAATACAGGTCCGGTGGAACCGGACGCGCCGCGACGTCGAGCGAAGTTGCAATGGCAATCGCATACGCCCAGTCGCATCAGTCCGCCTGCCTGAAACGCTTCGTCGGGGCGGCCATCGTCGGCGAGAACGGAATGACGCTGGCGGTGGGCTACAATGAAAATCCAACTCCGATGATGCCCTGCAAAAGCCAGTACGGCTTTTGTTACAAAGATTCGGAAATGGAAAAGAGCCTCGATTCGCGGCGCAATGTACATTGCCCTAAATGTGGCACACTCCATCCGGTGATCGAAAAGCCATATCGATGTTCGAATTGCCTTGAGAATTTGAAGCTGTCGTTCTTTCCCAGTCGCAACATGGAAATCTGTACGGCGATTCACGCCGAGGAGCGTGCCATCCGGTCATTGGGATCTCACTCCGCCAAAGGAGCGACCCTGTACTGCACGACCTTTCCCTGCTTTCAGTGTGCACGATACATCGTCGATGCAGGGATCCGAAAAGTGGTCTATGTGGAAGCCTACCCGGTCAAGCAATCGCTCGATTTCCTGCGAGCGAACCATGTCACGGTGAAGCCGTTTCACGGCTTCAAGGCTCGGGCATTCAACCTGGTCTTCCGACAAATCTCCTAG
- a CDS encoding citrate/2-methylcitrate synthase, producing the protein MTAAVSSSASEKEIAAEKAATRGLKGIIAADTKICDVNGDEGKLVYCGYNIHDLAKNSSFEETAYLLFKGELPTSQQLADFNKVLVHHREIEPQILTFLKSLPKHTPPMAALRSAISMSGVYDPTAEDNSPNANFEKAIRLTAEMTTIVAAIRRIQAGLEPVAPRDDLSHAANFMYMLNDKVPSKDAEKAMDLILILHAEHALNASTFAARVIAATLSDIYSAVTGAIGALKGPLHGGANTEVLKTLQEIGEVANVVPWVEAVRAKKGKFMGFGHAVYKVEDPRAIHLKDLSRRLGVETGDTKLYDISLAMEQAVKTSIHKNCNVDFYSASLQSYMGIPGDMFTCVFAASRIVGWCAHILEQLSDNKIIRPSSNYIGPVERAYRSIDQR; encoded by the coding sequence ATGACTGCCGCTGTATCATCCTCCGCCTCAGAAAAAGAAATCGCTGCAGAAAAAGCGGCGACCCGTGGATTGAAGGGGATCATCGCCGCCGATACGAAAATCTGCGACGTGAATGGTGATGAGGGGAAACTTGTCTACTGCGGTTACAATATTCACGACCTCGCGAAAAACAGCTCCTTCGAAGAGACCGCTTACCTGCTCTTCAAGGGAGAACTGCCAACCTCACAGCAGCTGGCCGACTTCAATAAAGTTCTGGTCCATCATCGTGAAATTGAACCTCAGATTCTGACGTTCCTGAAGTCACTTCCCAAGCACACGCCCCCGATGGCCGCTCTACGGTCCGCCATCTCGATGTCAGGCGTTTACGATCCGACCGCCGAAGACAATTCTCCGAACGCCAATTTCGAAAAGGCGATTCGGTTAACTGCGGAAATGACGACGATCGTCGCCGCCATTCGGCGAATTCAGGCTGGTCTAGAGCCTGTCGCTCCGCGAGATGACTTGAGCCACGCCGCGAACTTCATGTACATGCTGAATGACAAGGTTCCATCAAAAGACGCCGAAAAAGCGATGGACCTGATCCTGATTCTGCACGCGGAACACGCGCTCAACGCCAGCACATTCGCGGCTCGTGTCATCGCCGCAACGTTGTCCGACATTTATTCCGCCGTGACTGGTGCCATTGGGGCACTCAAGGGGCCTCTGCACGGTGGGGCCAACACGGAAGTTCTGAAGACTCTTCAGGAAATCGGCGAAGTCGCAAATGTCGTCCCCTGGGTCGAAGCCGTTCGTGCCAAGAAGGGCAAGTTCATGGGCTTCGGACATGCGGTCTACAAGGTCGAAGACCCACGGGCGATTCACCTGAAGGATCTTTCCCGCCGTCTGGGCGTAGAGACCGGCGACACCAAGCTGTACGACATTTCGCTGGCCATGGAACAGGCAGTCAAAACGAGTATTCACAAGAACTGCAACGTCGACTTCTACTCTGCCAGCCTGCAGTCCTACATGGGGATTCCGGGCGACATGTTCACCTGCGTCTTCGCCGCGAGCCGCATCGTGGGCTGGTGTGCTCATATCCTTGAGCAACTCAGCGACAACAAGATCATTCGCCCTTCCTCCAACTACATTGGACCGGTCGAACGTGCCTATCGCTCAATTGACCAGCGCTAA
- a CDS encoding response regulator — protein MSTTPRILVYGANEDAGRSLWESVRTADSLIGSHDNTGWLTKSPEGEFQGALVLGETLQHLPTMMALETVVKHLPEGVAVLDLDLKIQWCNDRFAEMTGRKGNGSPSPVGLTFDEAFATPHIVGPDFAPFHNALGSGMTARTKYRIGESTYIDVVAAPILPEGGIDPTLVVVTVRDISQEHQQGEKLTAIHEAGQDLGDIAPEDLVSMSVDARKMLLREKIILHTKDVLKFETIEVRLLNERTNRLEPLLHVGILSEAAERELYALPTDNGVTGYVAATGNSYLCRDTSHDPLYLTGIDNASSSLTVPIKRHDRVLGTFNVESTHANAFTEQDQQFLELFCRDLSVALNTLELLVYERATVASESSAVLLREAARPVDEILNDIAWLKNKFVGFDPQATERLQRMLKQTRTIRQLIFGIGEKVAPQVSAPMGGEAFSKPKLRGKRVLIADADESVRAAGHELLARFGCEVETAHNGEEALLMIKSFNYDVVLYDAEMTDINLIEALEKIRAINATIPVVLMKGFGYDGAHRMVKALLMGFKLALYKPFRLDLLLTELDKAFSSTAETPPAGLSS, from the coding sequence GTGTCCACGACTCCTCGGATATTAGTTTACGGTGCCAACGAAGACGCCGGACGTTCCCTTTGGGAATCCGTACGAACGGCCGACTCCCTGATCGGCAGCCACGACAACACCGGGTGGCTGACGAAATCTCCCGAGGGGGAATTTCAGGGCGCTCTGGTCCTGGGTGAGACACTTCAGCATCTCCCCACCATGATGGCTCTGGAGACCGTGGTAAAGCACCTGCCGGAAGGGGTTGCAGTTCTCGACCTCGATCTGAAAATTCAATGGTGTAATGACCGCTTTGCCGAGATGACGGGACGCAAGGGTAACGGTTCGCCTTCCCCTGTCGGTTTGACATTTGATGAGGCCTTCGCGACGCCCCATATCGTCGGTCCCGATTTTGCTCCCTTCCACAATGCACTCGGTTCAGGCATGACAGCCCGAACGAAGTATCGCATCGGGGAATCGACTTACATTGACGTTGTCGCCGCTCCGATCCTGCCTGAAGGGGGTATTGATCCGACTCTCGTCGTCGTGACTGTCCGCGACATCTCTCAAGAGCATCAGCAGGGCGAAAAGCTGACCGCCATCCACGAAGCAGGTCAGGACTTGGGGGATATCGCTCCTGAAGACCTGGTCTCAATGTCGGTCGATGCTCGCAAAATGCTGCTGCGAGAAAAAATCATCCTCCACACGAAGGACGTTCTCAAGTTTGAAACGATTGAAGTCCGCTTGCTGAACGAACGGACCAATCGGCTTGAACCGCTTCTGCATGTTGGCATCCTCTCTGAGGCGGCCGAACGTGAACTTTATGCACTGCCGACAGATAACGGCGTGACCGGCTATGTGGCCGCGACAGGCAACAGCTATCTGTGTCGCGATACATCTCACGACCCGCTTTACCTCACCGGAATCGACAACGCCAGCAGTTCGCTGACCGTGCCGATCAAACGTCACGATCGCGTCCTCGGTACGTTCAACGTCGAGAGTACACATGCGAACGCATTCACCGAGCAGGATCAGCAGTTCCTGGAACTCTTTTGCCGTGACTTGTCAGTCGCATTGAACACGCTGGAATTGCTCGTCTACGAGCGGGCGACAGTGGCCTCAGAAAGTTCAGCCGTCCTGTTGCGTGAGGCGGCTCGACCAGTTGATGAAATTCTGAACGACATTGCCTGGTTGAAGAACAAGTTCGTTGGTTTCGACCCTCAGGCGACCGAGCGGCTTCAGCGAATGCTGAAGCAGACCCGCACGATTCGTCAGTTGATCTTCGGCATCGGCGAGAAGGTGGCCCCGCAAGTCTCAGCGCCGATGGGAGGGGAAGCGTTTTCGAAACCGAAATTGCGCGGGAAGCGCGTTCTGATCGCCGATGCGGATGAGTCTGTTCGTGCAGCGGGTCATGAACTTCTGGCTAGGTTCGGTTGTGAAGTTGAGACAGCACACAACGGGGAAGAAGCGCTGCTGATGATCAAGAGCTTCAACTATGACGTTGTGCTGTACGATGCTGAAATGACCGACATCAATCTGATCGAGGCGCTCGAAAAAATTCGCGCCATTAACGCCACCATCCCCGTGGTCTTGATGAAGGGATTCGGTTACGACGGTGCTCACCGCATGGTGAAAGCACTGCTGATGGGCTTTAAACTGGCTCTCTATAAGCCGTTTCGTCTGGACCTGCTGCTGACCGAATTGGACAAGGCATTCTCCTCCACCGCTGAGACACCACCCGCCGGTTTAAGTTCATGA
- a CDS encoding DUF1552 domain-containing protein, whose protein sequence is MQTIDRRYFLKGMGISLFLPLLDVMQAAQEETNGPANNQRRMVLIDQGFGFHAPNLFPKNGGINYDTTPYLDVLKDLRDHFTLISGTSHPDVDGGHLACVSFLTAAPKPTSVSFKNTISVDQVAAEQIGSATRFASLALAVGSGRGICFSRGGVEIPPESRPSRIFSRLFLEGSPADKERQTQKIKDGQSVMDSVLGEAKSLQRRLGARDRDKLDQYFTAVRSAEAKLVKAEEWARKPKPQVNVKAPRDIPNLADVIGRTRLMYDMIHLALQTDSTRLITLHSPGVNAVPPLEGITQDYHNLSHHGQDPARLSELKVIETAQLKLFAEFLSKLQSTEEKDTTLLDQTIVMLGSELGNANSHDNRNLPVILAGGGFRHGQYLAFDSHKNTPLANLYVSMLQQLGLEVDKFASSTGPLSGLERA, encoded by the coding sequence ATGCAAACCATCGATCGCCGCTACTTTCTAAAGGGGATGGGGATTTCCCTGTTTCTACCGCTGCTGGATGTGATGCAAGCTGCTCAGGAGGAAACAAACGGCCCGGCAAACAACCAGCGTAGAATGGTTCTGATCGACCAGGGATTCGGATTCCACGCCCCCAACCTGTTCCCCAAAAATGGGGGCATTAACTACGACACAACGCCTTATCTTGATGTGCTGAAAGACCTGCGTGACCATTTCACGCTGATATCAGGAACATCACACCCCGACGTGGACGGAGGACATCTCGCTTGCGTCTCATTCCTGACAGCGGCACCGAAGCCAACGAGTGTCAGTTTCAAAAACACGATCTCTGTTGACCAGGTTGCAGCCGAGCAGATCGGGAGTGCGACTCGCTTCGCTTCGTTGGCACTCGCGGTCGGCTCTGGTCGTGGCATCTGTTTCTCACGCGGCGGGGTCGAGATCCCACCCGAGTCACGACCATCGCGAATATTCTCTCGTCTGTTTCTCGAAGGGAGCCCCGCCGACAAAGAACGACAGACTCAGAAGATCAAGGACGGCCAGAGCGTCATGGACTCGGTTCTGGGCGAAGCCAAATCACTCCAGCGCCGTTTGGGAGCTCGCGACCGCGATAAACTGGATCAATACTTCACAGCCGTCCGTTCGGCCGAGGCCAAACTGGTGAAGGCGGAAGAATGGGCCAGAAAACCCAAACCACAAGTAAACGTCAAAGCGCCGCGAGACATTCCCAATCTGGCAGATGTTATTGGCAGAACGCGATTGATGTATGACATGATCCATCTGGCTCTCCAGACCGATTCGACCAGATTAATCACTCTGCACAGCCCTGGAGTCAACGCAGTTCCCCCCCTGGAAGGGATTACTCAGGACTACCACAATCTTTCCCATCATGGCCAGGATCCAGCCCGCCTTTCAGAGTTGAAGGTCATCGAGACAGCGCAGTTGAAACTGTTTGCGGAATTTCTCAGCAAGCTGCAAAGCACCGAAGAAAAGGATACGACGCTACTCGACCAGACGATCGTGATGCTGGGTTCCGAACTGGGAAATGCCAACAGCCACGACAACCGTAACCTGCCGGTGATCCTTGCCGGAGGGGGCTTCCGACACGGCCAATACCTTGCGTTCGATTCCCACAAGAATACGCCGCTGGCCAACCTCTACGTCTCAATGCTCCAGCAGCTCGGATTAGAAGTGGATAAGTTTGCCTCGAGCACGGGGCCCCTGTCAGGTCTGGAGCGCGCCTGA